The DNA window GGTTCCTGGGCTACATCAATCCGTACCTGGTAAACGACGGGGATTTATACCGCCGGGGGAAAGAAGCAGGCGTCTTCGCCACCAAGGCGGACGGCAGCGATTACCTGGTGGATTTCGGGGAATTTTATTGCGGCGTGGTGGATTTTACCAACCCTGCCGCCTATGAGTGGTTTAAGAATGAGGTAATCATAAAACACAGCCTGGATATCGGAGTGGACGGATGGATGGCGGATTTCGGCGAATACCTGCCGACCGACGACATCGTGCTCGCCAGCGGGAAATCGGCGATGGTGGAGCATAACCACTGGCCGGCCCTCTGGGCAAAATGCAATTACGATGCGCTGGTGGAAACGGGAAAGCTCGGTGAGGCGGTCTATTTCATGCGGGCCGGAGGCACCGGAAGCCAGAAGTACTGCACCCTTCTCTGGGCGGGCGACCAGTCGGTGGACTTTACAATCCATGACGGCCTGGCAACCGTAATCTGCGCGGCCCTGAGCGCCGGTATGACCGGCTGCGGCTTAAACCACAGTGATATTGGGGGATATACCTCTCTATTCGGAAACACAAGGACAAAGGAACTGTTCCTGCGCTGGGCCGAGATGGCGGCATTCACGCCGGTGATGCGGACCCATGAGGGAAACCGGCCGGACGAGAATTTCCAGTATTATGAGGACGAAGACTGCATGAACAGGCTGGCCCGTCTGGTGGATGTCTATACGATGATGGCCCCCTATATAAAAATGCTGGTTGCTGAGAATGCGAAGACGGGAATCCCGGTGCAGCGCCCTCTGTTCCTGCACAACGAAGAGGATGAGGTATGCTACGATATCCAGTATGAATACATGCTGGGACGGGATGTGCTGGCAGCTCCCGTCTATCTGGCGGAACAGATCCAGTGGGAGGTTTATCTTCCAAAAGGAGAATGGATCCATCTGTGGACCGGGGACGAATACGGGAAAGGCAGCCATACGGTTCCGGCCCCCCTCGGCGACACGCCGGTATTCTATAGAAAAGATTCGGAATATGCGCCGCTGTTTGAAGAAATCCGCAGAAAACATGGGAAGTAAACGCCGATGACAAATTACATACTGTTTCTTCTTATCATATTATTCACCAACATCATCCAGGGAATCACCGGCTTCGCGGGTACCATTCTCGCCATGCCGCCCAGCCTGATGCTGGTGGGATATCCGGTAGCCAAACCGGTGCTCAACGTGCTGGGGCTTTTATCAGGGATTTACGTCTTTGCCGGTAAACACAGGAGCGTCTGCTGGAAGGAATTAAAAAAGATTGTGGCCGTCATGGCGGCGGGCATTATCGGAGGGATTCTGATCAAAGGGCTGTTTGCAGGCAAAGAACAGGTTCTTTATAAGATTCTCGGAGTCTTTATCATTTTTCTGTCCGTTCAGGGAATTTACACACTGAAAAAGGGAGACGGAAAAGACGGGAAGAAAGCGGCTTTAGCAGCGCGGGAGAGGGGTAAAGATTCACCGGCGCTGTATCTGCTGCTGGTGCTGGCCGGTATCGTGCACGGGATTTTTGTATCGGGAGGCCCGCTTTTAATCGGCTATCTGACGAAAAAGATACCGGACAAGGTGAGCTTCAGGGCCACCATCTCCACGGTCTGGATTTTTTTAAACGGCATGATTCTGGCGGACGATATCAGGATGGGGCTGTGGAATGCGGAACTTGTGAAAATACAGCTGATTTCCATCCCGTTTCTGCTGGCCGGAATGTTTATCGGGGCAAAGCTCTATGCGAGGATGAGCCAGAAGCTGTTTATGATGATTACATATCTGCTGTTGTTTATTTCAGGGGTATTACTGTTGGTTAAGTAGCAAAAGAATATTTTAAATTTTACAGGAGGGTTTTAATTATGAAGAAAAGAGTATTAGCACTGGCGATGGCGGCGGCAATGGCAGTTTCACTGGCAGGCTGTGGAAGTTCCGGTTCGGGAACGGCGGAGACGAAAGCTGCTTCGGACGGCAAGACGGAGGCGGCTGCCGATGCAAATGCGCCGGCAGCAGGCGGAAGCGGCCAGACAATTAAGATTATCTGCCCTTACGGCGTAGGAGGAACGGCCGATGCCATTGCAAGAAAATATGCCCTGGTAGCAGGAAAAGTTCATCCGGAATACAATTTTATCGTTGAGAATATGACCGGTGGAGACGGATTCTCCGCGGCAAACTGGTATACGGACCAGGATCCTTCCACTAAAGATCTCCTGGTATACGGATTTGGTGTGGCGTACCGTCATGACCTGGGAAAGAAATACCAGACAGAGGTAGTGGATTTTGACAGAAATGATATCTACCCGGTTGCCGATATTGATGACAGAACCTGGATTATGTACGCAAAACCGGATGCCACGCTGGCAGACCTTCTCGAAAAGTCTAAATCAGGCGGTATCAAGATGTCCGGCGGCAACCCGTTATCAGATCCGCATCTGGCTCTCGGTTCCCTGATTGCCCAGGAGGGCGGTAAGGTGATGGTAGTTCCTTATGATGGCGGAGCCGCTCAGAAGAAAGGTTTGACGGACGGCGAAGTGGATGTGTTCGTAGGTACAACCCAGGCCGGACAGGAAGATGTGGAGGCAGGGACCATGATCCCGATCCTGGCATTTTCCGACAAGAAATTTGAAGGTTTTACAGGCCCCAACGGCCCGATTGCGGTTCCTGGAATTGCAGGCGATGTAAAAGATCCCGCCCTGAATGCCGACGTTGATTACAGCGGTTCGATTCTTCCGGCCGGAGGATTTGTAGCAGTCCGCACCGGAGCCGACCAGGCCTGGATCGATGAGGTAGCCCAGATTTCCAAAGACGTGTGGGCATCTCCGGAATACAGCGACTGGATTGGCGAGATTATGCTGAACCGGTTTGAAGTGTACGGCGATGACGCGAAAGCGTTCCTGGAAGACGGATGTGCAAAAGCCCTCGCTGCATTTGAAACTCTGAGCAAGCAGCAGTAATAAGAATCAGTGATAAGAATCAGTAATGAGAACCATGACACTGACCGAAAGCCGTGTGCACGGGTCAGGTATCCAAAAGGGGCTGATGGGCTGCCGTCAGGCAGCCCATTCCCCGTATCTCAGGAAAATTTTTGCAGAGACTTCGGAGAAAGGAAGTGTTGTCAATGAAATTTAAAATTAAAACCAACTTCTGGTCCGGAATCCTTATGGGGCTGTTCAGTATTGCGATGCTGGCTGCGATGCCGTCTCAGGTTCGTCTCCCCATGTTTGACTCCGGTGCACCCAGCCCGAGAATTATTCCGGGCATCTGTCTGGTGGGAACCCTGATCTGTTCGGTTTTGCTGCTGATACAGAGCCTGGTATTTAAAAAAGAAAGGATTATTGAATTCGACTGGAAAAAGGAAAAACCATGTATTATTATGATCGTCCTTCTCTGTGTCTTTGTGGCGCTGGTGATTAACATCGGATTTATTCCGGGCGTAGTTATTATTTTCCCGATTATTCTGTTTTACTGCGGGGAGCGCAAACCTTTTATCTATATCTTTACGGTTGCGGCAGGGATTGGAATCTTTTTTCTGTTTAAATATGTATTCCATGTATCGCTGCCTGGCATTCCGGGACTGGGAGGTTGACTTTTATGGGAGATTTACAGCAGATTATTCTCGCTTTACACCAGGTGTTTACCGTCGGTAACCTGGTAATTATTTTCGGAGGCCTGGTCCTGGGCATGATCGTGGGATGTATTCCCGGCCTTTCGGTTACCCTGGGCATTATCCTGCTTCTGCCGCTTACCTATTCGTTTTCATCCCCGGACACGGCGATTATTTCCCTTCTGGCCGTATATGTCGGAGGCATGTACGGCGGTTCAATCAGTGCCATTACGCTGAATACGCCGGGGACCAACTCGGCCATTGCCACGACGTTCGACGGGTATCCGCTGGCGAAAAAGGGCAAGGTGAAGAAAGCGCTGGACACCTCGTTATTTGCCTCCACCTTCGGCGGCCTGTTTTCAGCCCTGTTACTTCTGGTCTGCGCCTCGTTCATCACGAAGCTGGTGTCCAAATTCGCGTCGGTGGAGTACTTCTCGATGGCGATCCTGGGCATTTCCCTGATAGCCGGCGTCAGCGGCGACAGTCTTCCAAAGGGAATCATGTCGGGCCTTCTGGGCATCCTGATGGCGTCCATCGGAGCCGATGCGGTAACGGGTGTCATGCGGTTTACCTTCGGCATCGATGCCCTGCGGTACGGAATTGACATGCTGCCGGCCATGATCGCCCTGATTGCGCTGACCCAGGTGGTGCAGAAGCTGAGGGACTTTGTCCTGGCAGAGGGAAAACTGGACGATATGACGAAGATTGATAATGAAGGGCTGACGTTAAAAGAGGCCAAATCGATCCTTCCGGCCTGTACGCGTTCCTCCGTCATCGCCTCGATCCTGGGCGCAATGCCCGGCGTGGGCGGCGGTGTGGCCCAGTTTATGTGCTACAACGAATGCCGGAGAGCTTCCAAACGTCCCCAGGACTTCGGCAAGGGGAGCCTGGAAGGAATTGCGGCGGCAGAGGCCAGTAACAACGCGGTGGTAGGCTCGGCCATGATTCCCCTCCTGACCCTGGGAATTCCAGGTGACGGAGTTACGGCGCTGCTTCTCGGGGCCTTTATCCTGCACGGCATCCAGCCCGGACCCAATATGTTTACAAAACAGGGTGTAATCGCCTATTCCATCATCCTGGGCTGCCTTGTGGCCAACCTTTTCCTGTACCCCATCGGCCTGGCCCTCACCAGGGCGGTTGCTAAAATTATCCAGGTGCGCTATACCTACCTGGCTCCGATCATCATTATCTTCTGTTTTGCCGGCGCGTTTGCAGCCACTGGAAACACGAAGGAACTGGTGCTGACCGCGGCTATTCTGGTGTTCAGCTACCTGCTGACGATACTGGACATCTCGTCCACTCCAATGATGCTGGGAATGATCCTGGCGGATATTATGGAGATGAACTTTGTCACCAGTATGATGAGCTATGATAAAGATTACCTGATTTTCTTCAAACGGCCGATTTCCTGCGTCATTCTGATCCTCACCGTAATTCTGGTGGTTTCCATGATCCGGATTAATAAGAAGGTGGAATCATTAAACCAGGCGCAGATGGAAGAGATGATGAAGGATCAGGCGGAAAGAAAAGCCTGAGCCTGTGAGACGAAACACTGAATCTGCGGGCAAAACGGAACCTGCGGGCAAAGCTGAATCCGCGGGCAAAAACGGAACCCACGGGGCAAAACGGAATCCGCGGGACAAAAACGGACCCGCGGCTGACAATGAAAAAGGAGAGAAAGAATGAGTTTTCAAGTTGCCTATATACCGATCGGCGTCGGCACGTTCCATCTGGAAAGTGCGCAGATCGAATTTGATAAATCCATAAAACTGCTGTCCTCCCTGACGGAGGACGGCGTATATCCTGACAAAATGCTTTTGACACTGGACGATTTAAATCAATTTCTGGATACTATCCACCCGGATTTAATTGTTCTTCAGAATATCACTTTTGCCAATGCGGCCTACGCAAGCGAAGTGTTAAAACGCTTTACCTGCCCGGTGCTTCTCTGGACGCTGAGGGAGCCGGTGATCGACGGCGGCAGGCTCCGCCTGAATTCCCTGACCGGGGCATATTCCGCGGCCAACGCCATCCGCGCATTCCGGGAGGGAGAATTTGAATATGTTTTCGGCTCCCCGGAGGAGGATGAAGTGGCGGCCGAGATAGGAGCTGCGATCCGTGCCGCTGATGTGCGCTGTAAATTAAGGAACCTTAAAATGGCGGCCATCGGCCATACCCCCCAGGGCTTCGGCTTTGGCCGGGCCCTGGATGCGGAGCTTCTTCATACCTTCGGAGTGACGCTGGAGGCTATCGAGGCGAGAGAGCTGATCGAGAAGGCAAAGAGCTTTACGGATGAGGAGTGCGGTGAATATCTCAAAGAAGCAAAACAGTGGATGGTGGGGATGGAAGATACCCCTGAGAAAAATGTAAAAGATTTTGCCCGTCTCTACAAGGCATACAAAGACTATGTAGAAGAGAACGGGATCGGCGCCCTGTCTTCCCGCTGCTGGCCGGACTTTTTCACTTCCTTTGGGACGCCGGTATGTTCGGTGCTTTCCCTGCTCAACGCCGCCGGGATTTCGGCGAGCTGTGAATCCGACGTGTACGGGGCGCTGTCCATGTTCATCGGAAGCCAGTTGACCGGTAAGGCGGCATTCTTTGGGGATCCCGTCTCCATGGATGAAAAAGAGGGGACGATCACCTACTGGCACTGCGGCATGGCGGCCTGTTCCCTGGCCAGGAAGGATACGGGGGCCCAGGTGGGAGTGCATCCAAACAGGAAGATCGGCCCGACCATGGATTTCGGCTGCGAGGCCTGTGAGCATGTGACTGTGTTCCGCGTCGGCAGAAAGACGGACGGCACCTTCCGTTTCTTCATCTCGCAGGGTGAGGCGCTCGACAAACCGAAGCAGTTCTGCGGTACCTCCGTCGTGGTGAAGACGGAGAAGGCGGCAAAGGACGTTGTGTACGACAGCGTAAAAGAGGGATGGGAACCTCATTTTGTAGTGATTTACGGCGATGTGGCGTCGGAGCTTGAAAAACTGGCACACATGACGGGAGCGGAAATTTGCCGTTACTAACCGGGAGCTCCTGACCGGAGGATATGCGGATGACGGCCTCTTGTTCCTGTTCAAAGGTAATGGCCTCTTAAACAGGTTCCCCACAGCGTACTTTCTGCTTGCTAAAAAAAACAATTGCACCTATACTAAAGAAAGAGATTGTCAAGGAAACAGTTTTTTTGTAACGGTCCGGGTGGGGCTGGACCGTTATTCGTTTATAATATTGCAGAGAAGGACAGGACGAAAAATTGGGATATACAGGAATCAATTTAGAGAATGTGAAGCTGAGCAACCGAAGCTCCATATTGAAGCTTCTCAATGACTGCGGTGCAATGTCCAGGAAAGACATTGCCATCCGGCTGAAGCTGACTCCGGCAACTGTGACGCTGATCTGCACCGAACTGATATCAACAGGGATTCTCTGTGAAAAGGGCGAGGTGGAAGAGGAGCGGAGGGCCGGCAGGAAAAAAATCCTGATTGATATCAATTACCAGTACAGCTATGTGCTTTCTATCAGTATAGAGGCAGCGAAAACCTTTATCGCGATCAGTAACCTGAAGGGGAAGAAACTGGGGGAAAAGCAGTTGGCGACCGACGGGACGATAGCCCCGGAAAAGTTTTTAAAGAAGGTGACCGATGAAAGCAAGGCGTTGATGTGGGAGAACGGCATTGCAAAGGATGGAGTGCTGGGGATCGGCGTATCGGTGCCCGGCCCGGTTAAGCGAAGCACCGGCGTAAGCCAGCATGCGTACCGGATTTGGAATGAAGCGGTCCCAGTGGGAGAGTTAATAGGCAAACAGATGGATCTGCCTACGATTGTGGAAAATAATGTCAAGGCATTTGCGGAGGGCGAGCTGATCTATGGGAACGGAAAGGAATGGGAAAACCTTCTGTTCATCAAATGGGGGCCGGGAGTCGGTTCGGCCATTATTATCCATGGACGGCTTTACGACAGCCAGAATTCCAAGACGGCGGAGATTGGCCATTATATCGTGGAAAAGGACGGGAAACCGTGCCGCTGCGGACGCAGGGGCTGCCTCGAGACGAAAGTGGCCACCCATGCTATTGCCTCCAGGATCCGGGATGCCTGTACGGAAGAAACCATGCCGGAGCTCTATCACCTGGTCAA is part of the [Clostridium] symbiosum genome and encodes:
- a CDS encoding ROK family protein produces the protein MGYTGINLENVKLSNRSSILKLLNDCGAMSRKDIAIRLKLTPATVTLICTELISTGILCEKGEVEEERRAGRKKILIDINYQYSYVLSISIEAAKTFIAISNLKGKKLGEKQLATDGTIAPEKFLKKVTDESKALMWENGIAKDGVLGIGVSVPGPVKRSTGVSQHAYRIWNEAVPVGELIGKQMDLPTIVENNVKAFAEGELIYGNGKEWENLLFIKWGPGVGSAIIIHGRLYDSQNSKTAEIGHYIVEKDGKPCRCGRRGCLETKVATHAIASRIRDACTEETMPELYHLVKGDLSRIEARNMAEWMAVEDEGMWQVFDDIIEQMARVAVNTITLLAPDKVIIYGEMFEHPKVEERFVHFCSHYDSSYHGGYILKSELSDRIEYIGPLAVAVNELFLLAGSQEN
- a CDS encoding tripartite tricarboxylate transporter substrate-binding protein, whose amino-acid sequence is MKKRVLALAMAAAMAVSLAGCGSSGSGTAETKAASDGKTEAAADANAPAAGGSGQTIKIICPYGVGGTADAIARKYALVAGKVHPEYNFIVENMTGGDGFSAANWYTDQDPSTKDLLVYGFGVAYRHDLGKKYQTEVVDFDRNDIYPVADIDDRTWIMYAKPDATLADLLEKSKSGGIKMSGGNPLSDPHLALGSLIAQEGGKVMVVPYDGGAAQKKGLTDGEVDVFVGTTQAGQEDVEAGTMIPILAFSDKKFEGFTGPNGPIAVPGIAGDVKDPALNADVDYSGSILPAGGFVAVRTGADQAWIDEVAQISKDVWASPEYSDWIGEIMLNRFEVYGDDAKAFLEDGCAKALAAFETLSKQQ
- a CDS encoding sulfite exporter TauE/SafE family protein, translated to MTNYILFLLIILFTNIIQGITGFAGTILAMPPSLMLVGYPVAKPVLNVLGLLSGIYVFAGKHRSVCWKELKKIVAVMAAGIIGGILIKGLFAGKEQVLYKILGVFIIFLSVQGIYTLKKGDGKDGKKAALAARERGKDSPALYLLLVLAGIVHGIFVSGGPLLIGYLTKKIPDKVSFRATISTVWIFLNGMILADDIRMGLWNAELVKIQLISIPFLLAGMFIGAKLYARMSQKLFMMITYLLLFISGVLLLVK
- a CDS encoding fucose isomerase, with amino-acid sequence MSFQVAYIPIGVGTFHLESAQIEFDKSIKLLSSLTEDGVYPDKMLLTLDDLNQFLDTIHPDLIVLQNITFANAAYASEVLKRFTCPVLLWTLREPVIDGGRLRLNSLTGAYSAANAIRAFREGEFEYVFGSPEEDEVAAEIGAAIRAADVRCKLRNLKMAAIGHTPQGFGFGRALDAELLHTFGVTLEAIEARELIEKAKSFTDEECGEYLKEAKQWMVGMEDTPEKNVKDFARLYKAYKDYVEENGIGALSSRCWPDFFTSFGTPVCSVLSLLNAAGISASCESDVYGALSMFIGSQLTGKAAFFGDPVSMDEKEGTITYWHCGMAACSLARKDTGAQVGVHPNRKIGPTMDFGCEACEHVTVFRVGRKTDGTFRFFISQGEALDKPKQFCGTSVVVKTEKAAKDVVYDSVKEGWEPHFVVIYGDVASELEKLAHMTGAEICRY
- a CDS encoding tripartite tricarboxylate transporter permease; translated protein: MGDLQQIILALHQVFTVGNLVIIFGGLVLGMIVGCIPGLSVTLGIILLLPLTYSFSSPDTAIISLLAVYVGGMYGGSISAITLNTPGTNSAIATTFDGYPLAKKGKVKKALDTSLFASTFGGLFSALLLLVCASFITKLVSKFASVEYFSMAILGISLIAGVSGDSLPKGIMSGLLGILMASIGADAVTGVMRFTFGIDALRYGIDMLPAMIALIALTQVVQKLRDFVLAEGKLDDMTKIDNEGLTLKEAKSILPACTRSSVIASILGAMPGVGGGVAQFMCYNECRRASKRPQDFGKGSLEGIAAAEASNNAVVGSAMIPLLTLGIPGDGVTALLLGAFILHGIQPGPNMFTKQGVIAYSIILGCLVANLFLYPIGLALTRAVAKIIQVRYTYLAPIIIIFCFAGAFAATGNTKELVLTAAILVFSYLLTILDISSTPMMLGMILADIMEMNFVTSMMSYDKDYLIFFKRPISCVILILTVILVVSMIRINKKVESLNQAQMEEMMKDQAERKA
- a CDS encoding alpha-glucosidase translates to MELIRNGNEFALKHGSETILEYRKDLPMIYVGCGKENVDMYRGNFKIEDYVTERRALSVTGTRETPDGLVFDMEGKLSMTLKLDGGCAVLSFEQKNPAVNRFWFRVSADADEKCYGCGEQMSYFNLRGRHFPLWTSEPGVGRDKTTYVTWRSDVENKAGGDYYNTNYPQPTFVSTKRYYLHVDSTAYADFDFRSPGFHELQIWEVPASIRIEAAENFVELLEKESAFFGRQPELPDWIYNGLIIGVQGGNERSFGLLEKTLEHGIKVSGIWCQDWCGKRVTSFGKRLQWDWQYHKEMYPGLPEQIKKLHERGIRFLGYINPYLVNDGDLYRRGKEAGVFATKADGSDYLVDFGEFYCGVVDFTNPAAYEWFKNEVIIKHSLDIGVDGWMADFGEYLPTDDIVLASGKSAMVEHNHWPALWAKCNYDALVETGKLGEAVYFMRAGGTGSQKYCTLLWAGDQSVDFTIHDGLATVICAALSAGMTGCGLNHSDIGGYTSLFGNTRTKELFLRWAEMAAFTPVMRTHEGNRPDENFQYYEDEDCMNRLARLVDVYTMMAPYIKMLVAENAKTGIPVQRPLFLHNEEDEVCYDIQYEYMLGRDVLAAPVYLAEQIQWEVYLPKGEWIHLWTGDEYGKGSHTVPAPLGDTPVFYRKDSEYAPLFEEIRRKHGK
- a CDS encoding tripartite tricarboxylate transporter TctB family protein, giving the protein MKFKIKTNFWSGILMGLFSIAMLAAMPSQVRLPMFDSGAPSPRIIPGICLVGTLICSVLLLIQSLVFKKERIIEFDWKKEKPCIIMIVLLCVFVALVINIGFIPGVVIIFPIILFYCGERKPFIYIFTVAAGIGIFFLFKYVFHVSLPGIPGLGG